From Sardina pilchardus chromosome 9, fSarPil1.1, whole genome shotgun sequence, a single genomic window includes:
- the rbm6 gene encoding RNA-binding protein 6 isoform X3 translates to MWNGPRSAPRGGPPFGGNPRGDMFEGRDGPMPDFRGRDGMNMGPRPQDRPPMDMRRFDGPPDLRGQDMDPRNMDLRGRDGPRDFFRQGQEETDLTLRRRYEIEIRSKLQNAGSFPGGPGGGPGGPGRMDGRDMPGGNMNDGRFMDMRDRDRMGMDMPGFNPMDQRRRHPGDQMGRNDGFRDMRDRDRPRMGMDDIDGFRMDMSQPDRGKMDFDRRGGMPPMNNRGRFESDMDMRNRVGPSGEFRDRDRSPLRFGDKDRMPVEGRGRPDGPPDPNRPSLRPGDTLRDREFPEPLDSSVGFKARENESSSEEWRSNNNSNANAKDKDSFPGLMNRGLPAFSRDAPSERFFPGRGRDGRGEPFNMDRDRRSGEFPEKDEPFLGLPRSERDAKVPENFPGRDPLKSGHEQTFPPVNAALIGPNRDKDGKPWSRELDAQLDRSAPNLGRPPYAQDKGLMPVPNVENRFPNDRTPFKGSKDTPQPSSGRGILGACPEGMQRNSGADRRDQDYRDIDYRTAPGRAYDYNLSDLPGTEKDRKEPRLPPPQRSSNAGSQDQDYRSASVEDKVSNTISISGIPKTATMEQILGAFAVRDGVPMQGMKIKNVVPGYSFDMAYVEFLNLEDAVHFMESNQGSLRVGNTTALMKYVQPDRNAKDTKPQEPPRKPAQVPEEPTPARPSPQSKAPPKPDEPRSKPAADPAAKTTWQRNSDLTPEAWQQQVDQQLQQQEAEMKAEAWANSRNSSRHAPRDLDPVFKESKTMIIKNLKNTTTVEMILKALDPYAYLDERNVRLVRSKPNGCKCFCFVDMDSHEQVTRLVDMLTRARPVMVDGVRIYAEVAKPLKNQNSYKREYDKSGSSILGYPPEVLEQHQQMQQQQQYYQSQPLRGPMGGGLPGLQGDMTMPGRDTAKTAATAIVQHAVGYPDASGVELPYQAPNPAAVAAAAAGTVAQTSASQHAEPYGFGAETPDLSAYLYDATSGFYYDPQTTLYYDPTSRYFYNAETQQYLYWDSASKTYIPVAGSTMDGQAINPVPALPGDISVPSASTIAPAPAPAPLAAAAPLAAVALPSADDAAQRALEDGDGAGRSDKKEKEKEEKPRSLAAFKIMKDMERWAKIQNRQKDSVRSPSPVLKMPGGGDDQRSSKAADAAFAIFERKVSGGDDLFKKPLAPPKKEDKASKRAMGSLGLLASDYAAGSDDEEEERHVEMSAPSKSQPDDKEDKLTDWKKMACLLCRRQFPTKDALIRHQQLSDLHKQNMEIHLKIKKSKKELEALENQEKESDYVPQLNTRGPGISPEMKRRKYQQHQHQNSWGGGSRDSHKGSERPGLGSEPVERKKKDPVPWDHATYKQAVRKAMFARFKELD, encoded by the exons ATGTGGAATGGTCCGAGATCAGCTCCTCGGGGAGGCCCGCCTTTTGG TGGAAATCCCAGGGGTGACATGTTTGAGGGCAGAGATGGACCTATGCCTGATTTTAGGGGCCGAGATGGGATGAATATGGGCCCCAGGCCTCAGGATCGCCCTCCAATGGACATGCGGCGTTTTGATGGTCCTCCAGATTTAAGGGGTCAAGATATGGACCCCCGCAATATGGATTTGCGTGGACGAGATGGGCCACGGGACTTCTTCAGACAAGGACAAGAAGAAACCGACTTGACCCTTAGGAGAAGATATGAGATCGAAATTAGGAGCAAATTACAAAATGCTGGAAGTTTCCCTGGTGGTCCAGGCGGTGGTCCAGGCGGTCCAGGCCGAATGGATGGACGAGACATGCCAGGAGGAAACATGAACGATGGCCGATTTATGGACATGAGGGACCGAGACCGGATGGGAATGGACATGCCTGGATTCAATCCCATGGACCAGAGGAGGAGGCATCCAGGTGATCAAATGGGTAGAAATGATGGTTTCAGAGACATGCGTGACAGGGACAGACCTCGGATGGGCATGGATGACATTGACGGTTTCAGAATGGACATGTCTCAACCTGATCGAGGAAAGATGGACTTTGATCGAAGAGGTGGAATGCCTCCAATGAACAACAGAGGGAGGTTTGAGTCTGACATGGACATGAGAAACCGTGTGGGACCCTCAGGTGAGTTTAGAGACAGGGACAGATCTCCTCTCCGGTTTGGAGATAAGGACAGAATGCCAGTGGAAGGAAGAGGAAGGCCTGATGGGCCCCCTGATCCAAACAGACCATCACTGCGACCCGGAGACACCCTCAGAGACAGAGAATTCCCGGAACCGTTAGACAGCTCCGTTGGCTTCAAGGCCAGGGAGAACGAGTCTTCGTCAGAAGAGTGGcgaagcaacaacaacagcaatgcaaatgcaaaagACAAGGATTCGTTCCCAGGCTTGATGAATCGGGGGCTGCCTGCATTTTCAAGAGACGCACCGTCAGAAAGATTTTTCCCTGGTCGAGGTagagatggaagaggagagCCATTTAATATGGATAGAGATAGGCGATCTGGAGAGTTTCCAGAAAAAGATGAGCCATTCCTAGGTTTACCTCGATCGGAGAGAGATGCCAAAGTTCCTGAGAATTTCCCTGGAAGAGATCCACTCAAGAGTGGGCATGAGCAGACCTTCCCTCCTGTGAATGCTGCATTGATCGGCCCAAATAGGGATAAGGATGGTAAGCCCTGGTCAAGGGAGTTAGATGCTCAGTTAGATCGAAGTGCACCAAATCTTGGTAGGCCTCCATATGCTCAAGACAAGGGCCTAATGCCGGTGCCAAATGTCGAGAATCGTTTTCCAAATGATCGCACACCCTTTAAGGGATCAAAAGATACTCCTCAGCCATCCTCAGGTAGAGGGATTTTGGGCGCTTGTCCAGAAGGAATGCAAAGAAATAGTGGGGCAGACCGCAGAGACCAGGACTACAGAGACATTGACTACAGAACTGCTCCTGGGCGAGCATATGACTACAACCTTTCAGATCTTCCTGGAACTGAAAAGGACAGAAAAGAACCCAGGCTGCCTCCACCTCAGAGATCCAGTAATGCAGGCTCCCAG GATCAAGATTACAGGAGTGCATCTGTAGAGGATAAGGTTTCCAACACCATCTCCATTTCTGGGATTCCCAAGACTGCTACAATGGAGCAG ATTCTTGGTGCTTTTGCTGTCCGTGATGGTGTTCCGATGCAAGGCATGAAGATCAAGAATGTTGTCCCAG GTTACAGCTTCGATATGGCCTATGTGGAGTTTTTAAACCTGGAGGATGCTGTCCACTTCATGGAGTCCAACCAG GGCTCGTTGAGGGTTGGCAATACGACGGCTCTGATGAAATACGTTCAGCCTGACCGAAACGCCAAAGACACTAAG CCACAGGAGCCACCTCGAAAGCCGGCCCAGGTTCCGGAGGAGCCCACCCCAGCCCGCCCGTCCCCTCAATCCAAGGCCCCCCCCAAACCGGACGAGCCGCGGTCCAAGCCTGCTGCTGACCCTGCCGCGAAGACGACGTGGCAGCGCAACTCTGACCTCACGCCGGAGGCGTGGCAGCAGCAGGTggaccagcagctccagcagcaggaggCGGAGATGAAGGCCGAAGCTTGGGCCAACTCACGCAACTCCTCACGGCACGCACCTCGCGATCTGGATCCTGTCTTCaaggagagcaaga CCATGATCATTAAAAATCTGAAGAACACCACCACAGTGGAGATGATTCTGAAGGCGCTGGATCCCTACGCCTACCTGGACGAGAGGAACGTCCGCTTGGTCCGTAGCAAACCGAACGGATGCAAATGCTTCTGCTTTGTAGACATGGACTCTCATGAG CAAGTCACTCGTCTTGTGGACATGCTGACCAGGGCACGACCCGTGATGGTGGACGGTGTTCGAATATATGCAGAGGTTGCCAAACCGCTCAAGAACCAGAA CAGCTACAAGAGGGAATATGATAAGTCTGGCTCCTCTATCCTGGGCTATCCTCCGGAAGTGTTGGAG CAACATCAGCAgatgcagcaacagcagcagtacTATCAGTCCCAGCCCCTCCGTGGCCCTATGGGTGGTGGACTTCCTGGACTCCAAG GTGACATGACCATGCCAGGCAGAGACACCGCAAAGACAGCTGCCACTGCCATCGTGCAG CATGCTGTGGGTTATCCAGACGCCTCTGGAGTGGAGCTCCCCTACCAGGCCCCAAACCCGGCCGCCGTCGCCGCCGCAGCAGCTGGGACCGTGGCACAGACGAGCGCCTCTCAGCACGCCGAACCTTACGGCTTCG GCGCCGAAACTCCCGATCTTTCTGCCTACCTATATGACGCCACGTCTGGCTTCTACTACGATCCCCAGACCACACTGTACTATGACCCCACCTCCAGA TATTTCTACAATGCCGAGACACAGCAGTACCTCTATTGGGACAGCGCCTCAAAGACCTACATCCCAGTGGCAG GCTCCACTATGGACGGCCAGGCCATCAACCCCGTGCCTGCCCTCCCCGGGGACATATCGGTCCCCTCGGCCTCCACCAtcgctcctgcccctgcccctgcccctctTGCCGCTGCCGCCCCTCTTGCCGCCGTTGCTCTGCCCTCCGCAGACGACGCCGCCCAGAGGGCCCTGGAGGACGGCGATGGCGCCGGACGCTCCgacaagaaggagaaggagaaagaggagaagcccAGAAGCCTGGCTGCCTTTAAG ATTATGAAAGACATGGAACGCTGGGCAAAGATCCAGAACCGGCAGAAGGACAGCGTCCGTTCCCCCTCTCCTGTTCTGAAGATGCCTGGCGGTGGCGATGACCAGAGGTCCTCTAAAGCGGCTGATGCAGCGTTTGCCATCTTTGAAAGAAAG GTCTCTGGTGGAGACGATCTCTTCAAGAAGCCTCTAGCACCACCCAAGAAAGAGGACAAAGCATCCAAG CGTGCAATGGGCTCGCTGGGCCTGCTCGCATCCGACTACGCGGCAGGAAGtgacgacgaggaggaggagaggcacgTGGAGATGTCGGCGCCCTCCAAGAGCCAGCCAGACGACAAGGAGGACAAGCTGACCGACTGGAAGAAGATGGCCTGCCTGCTGTGCAGGAGGCAGTTCCCCACCAAGGACGCCCTGATCCGCCACCAGCAGCTGTCCGACCTCCACAAG CAAAACATGGAGATCCACTTGAAGATCAAGAAGTCCAAAAAAGAGCTTGAGGCTTTAGAGAATCAGGAGAAAGAG TCTGATTATGTCCCACAGTTGAATACCAGAGGGCCGGGCATTTCaccagagatgaagaggaggaagtaccagcagcatcagcacca
- the rbm6 gene encoding RNA-binding protein 6 isoform X4 has translation MWNGPRSAPRGGPPFGGNPRGDMFEGRDGPMPDFRGRDGMNMGPRPQDRPPMDMRRFDGPPDLRGQDMDPRNMDLRGRDGPRDFFRQGQEETDLTLRRRYEIEIRSKLQNAGSFPGGPGGGPGGPGRMDGRDMPGGNMNDGRFMDMRDRDRMGMDMPGFNPMDQRRRHPGDQMGRNDGFRDMRDRDRPRMGMDDIDGFRMDMSQPDRGKMDFDRRGGMPPMNNRGRFESDMDMRNRVGPSGEFRDRDRSPLRFGDKDRMPVEGRGRPDGPPDPNRPSLRPGDTLRDREFPEPLDSSVGFKARENESSSEEWRSNNNSNANAKDKDSFPGLMNRGLPAFSRDAPSERFFPGRGRDGRGEPFNMDRDRRSGEFPEKDEPFLGLPRSERDAKVPENFPGRDPLKSGHEQTFPPVNAALIGPNRDKDGKPWSRELDAQLDRSAPNLGRPPYAQDKGLMPVPNVENRFPNDRTPFKGSKDTPQPSSGRGILGACPEGMQRNSGADRRDQDYRDIDYRTAPGRAYDYNLSDLPGTEKDRKEPRLPPPQRSSNAGSQDQDYRSASVEDKVSNTISISGIPKTATMEQILGAFAVRDGVPMQGMKIKNVVPGYSFDMAYVEFLNLEDAVHFMESNQGSLRVGNTTALMKYVQPDRNAKDTKPQEPPRKPAQVPEEPTPARPSPQSKAPPKPDEPRSKPAADPAAKTTWQRNSDLTPEAWQQQVDQQLQQQEAEMKAEAWANSRNSSRHAPRDLDPVFKESKTMIIKNLKNTTTVEMILKALDPYAYLDERNVRLVRSKPNGCKCFCFVDMDSHEQVTRLVDMLTRARPVMVDGVRIYAEVAKPLKNQNSYKREYDKSGSSILGYPPEVLEQHQQMQQQQQYYQSQPLRGPMGGGLPGLQGDMTMPGRDTAKTAATAIVQHAVGYPDASGVELPYQAPNPAAVAAAAAGTVAQTSASQHAEPYGFGAETPDLSAYLYDATSGFYYDPQTTLYYDPTSRYFYNAETQQYLYWDSASKTYIPVAGSTMDGQAINPVPALPGDISVPSASTIAPAPAPAPLAAAAPLAAVALPSADDAAQRALEDGDGAGRSDKKEKEKEEKPRSLAAFKIMKDMERWAKIQNRQKDSVRSPSPVLKMPGGGDDQRSSKAADAAFAIFERKVSGGDDLFKKPLAPPKKEDKASKRAMGSLGLLASDYAAGSDDEEEERHVEMSAPSKSQPDDKEDKLTDWKKMACLLCRRQFPTKDALIRHQQLSDLHKQNMEIHLKIKKSKKELEALENQEKELNTRGPGISPEMKRRKYQQHQHQNSWGGGSRDSHKGSERPGLGSEPVERKKKDPVPWDHATYKQAVRKAMFARFKELD, from the exons ATGTGGAATGGTCCGAGATCAGCTCCTCGGGGAGGCCCGCCTTTTGG TGGAAATCCCAGGGGTGACATGTTTGAGGGCAGAGATGGACCTATGCCTGATTTTAGGGGCCGAGATGGGATGAATATGGGCCCCAGGCCTCAGGATCGCCCTCCAATGGACATGCGGCGTTTTGATGGTCCTCCAGATTTAAGGGGTCAAGATATGGACCCCCGCAATATGGATTTGCGTGGACGAGATGGGCCACGGGACTTCTTCAGACAAGGACAAGAAGAAACCGACTTGACCCTTAGGAGAAGATATGAGATCGAAATTAGGAGCAAATTACAAAATGCTGGAAGTTTCCCTGGTGGTCCAGGCGGTGGTCCAGGCGGTCCAGGCCGAATGGATGGACGAGACATGCCAGGAGGAAACATGAACGATGGCCGATTTATGGACATGAGGGACCGAGACCGGATGGGAATGGACATGCCTGGATTCAATCCCATGGACCAGAGGAGGAGGCATCCAGGTGATCAAATGGGTAGAAATGATGGTTTCAGAGACATGCGTGACAGGGACAGACCTCGGATGGGCATGGATGACATTGACGGTTTCAGAATGGACATGTCTCAACCTGATCGAGGAAAGATGGACTTTGATCGAAGAGGTGGAATGCCTCCAATGAACAACAGAGGGAGGTTTGAGTCTGACATGGACATGAGAAACCGTGTGGGACCCTCAGGTGAGTTTAGAGACAGGGACAGATCTCCTCTCCGGTTTGGAGATAAGGACAGAATGCCAGTGGAAGGAAGAGGAAGGCCTGATGGGCCCCCTGATCCAAACAGACCATCACTGCGACCCGGAGACACCCTCAGAGACAGAGAATTCCCGGAACCGTTAGACAGCTCCGTTGGCTTCAAGGCCAGGGAGAACGAGTCTTCGTCAGAAGAGTGGcgaagcaacaacaacagcaatgcaaatgcaaaagACAAGGATTCGTTCCCAGGCTTGATGAATCGGGGGCTGCCTGCATTTTCAAGAGACGCACCGTCAGAAAGATTTTTCCCTGGTCGAGGTagagatggaagaggagagCCATTTAATATGGATAGAGATAGGCGATCTGGAGAGTTTCCAGAAAAAGATGAGCCATTCCTAGGTTTACCTCGATCGGAGAGAGATGCCAAAGTTCCTGAGAATTTCCCTGGAAGAGATCCACTCAAGAGTGGGCATGAGCAGACCTTCCCTCCTGTGAATGCTGCATTGATCGGCCCAAATAGGGATAAGGATGGTAAGCCCTGGTCAAGGGAGTTAGATGCTCAGTTAGATCGAAGTGCACCAAATCTTGGTAGGCCTCCATATGCTCAAGACAAGGGCCTAATGCCGGTGCCAAATGTCGAGAATCGTTTTCCAAATGATCGCACACCCTTTAAGGGATCAAAAGATACTCCTCAGCCATCCTCAGGTAGAGGGATTTTGGGCGCTTGTCCAGAAGGAATGCAAAGAAATAGTGGGGCAGACCGCAGAGACCAGGACTACAGAGACATTGACTACAGAACTGCTCCTGGGCGAGCATATGACTACAACCTTTCAGATCTTCCTGGAACTGAAAAGGACAGAAAAGAACCCAGGCTGCCTCCACCTCAGAGATCCAGTAATGCAGGCTCCCAG GATCAAGATTACAGGAGTGCATCTGTAGAGGATAAGGTTTCCAACACCATCTCCATTTCTGGGATTCCCAAGACTGCTACAATGGAGCAG ATTCTTGGTGCTTTTGCTGTCCGTGATGGTGTTCCGATGCAAGGCATGAAGATCAAGAATGTTGTCCCAG GTTACAGCTTCGATATGGCCTATGTGGAGTTTTTAAACCTGGAGGATGCTGTCCACTTCATGGAGTCCAACCAG GGCTCGTTGAGGGTTGGCAATACGACGGCTCTGATGAAATACGTTCAGCCTGACCGAAACGCCAAAGACACTAAG CCACAGGAGCCACCTCGAAAGCCGGCCCAGGTTCCGGAGGAGCCCACCCCAGCCCGCCCGTCCCCTCAATCCAAGGCCCCCCCCAAACCGGACGAGCCGCGGTCCAAGCCTGCTGCTGACCCTGCCGCGAAGACGACGTGGCAGCGCAACTCTGACCTCACGCCGGAGGCGTGGCAGCAGCAGGTggaccagcagctccagcagcaggaggCGGAGATGAAGGCCGAAGCTTGGGCCAACTCACGCAACTCCTCACGGCACGCACCTCGCGATCTGGATCCTGTCTTCaaggagagcaaga CCATGATCATTAAAAATCTGAAGAACACCACCACAGTGGAGATGATTCTGAAGGCGCTGGATCCCTACGCCTACCTGGACGAGAGGAACGTCCGCTTGGTCCGTAGCAAACCGAACGGATGCAAATGCTTCTGCTTTGTAGACATGGACTCTCATGAG CAAGTCACTCGTCTTGTGGACATGCTGACCAGGGCACGACCCGTGATGGTGGACGGTGTTCGAATATATGCAGAGGTTGCCAAACCGCTCAAGAACCAGAA CAGCTACAAGAGGGAATATGATAAGTCTGGCTCCTCTATCCTGGGCTATCCTCCGGAAGTGTTGGAG CAACATCAGCAgatgcagcaacagcagcagtacTATCAGTCCCAGCCCCTCCGTGGCCCTATGGGTGGTGGACTTCCTGGACTCCAAG GTGACATGACCATGCCAGGCAGAGACACCGCAAAGACAGCTGCCACTGCCATCGTGCAG CATGCTGTGGGTTATCCAGACGCCTCTGGAGTGGAGCTCCCCTACCAGGCCCCAAACCCGGCCGCCGTCGCCGCCGCAGCAGCTGGGACCGTGGCACAGACGAGCGCCTCTCAGCACGCCGAACCTTACGGCTTCG GCGCCGAAACTCCCGATCTTTCTGCCTACCTATATGACGCCACGTCTGGCTTCTACTACGATCCCCAGACCACACTGTACTATGACCCCACCTCCAGA TATTTCTACAATGCCGAGACACAGCAGTACCTCTATTGGGACAGCGCCTCAAAGACCTACATCCCAGTGGCAG GCTCCACTATGGACGGCCAGGCCATCAACCCCGTGCCTGCCCTCCCCGGGGACATATCGGTCCCCTCGGCCTCCACCAtcgctcctgcccctgcccctgcccctctTGCCGCTGCCGCCCCTCTTGCCGCCGTTGCTCTGCCCTCCGCAGACGACGCCGCCCAGAGGGCCCTGGAGGACGGCGATGGCGCCGGACGCTCCgacaagaaggagaaggagaaagaggagaagcccAGAAGCCTGGCTGCCTTTAAG ATTATGAAAGACATGGAACGCTGGGCAAAGATCCAGAACCGGCAGAAGGACAGCGTCCGTTCCCCCTCTCCTGTTCTGAAGATGCCTGGCGGTGGCGATGACCAGAGGTCCTCTAAAGCGGCTGATGCAGCGTTTGCCATCTTTGAAAGAAAG GTCTCTGGTGGAGACGATCTCTTCAAGAAGCCTCTAGCACCACCCAAGAAAGAGGACAAAGCATCCAAG CGTGCAATGGGCTCGCTGGGCCTGCTCGCATCCGACTACGCGGCAGGAAGtgacgacgaggaggaggagaggcacgTGGAGATGTCGGCGCCCTCCAAGAGCCAGCCAGACGACAAGGAGGACAAGCTGACCGACTGGAAGAAGATGGCCTGCCTGCTGTGCAGGAGGCAGTTCCCCACCAAGGACGCCCTGATCCGCCACCAGCAGCTGTCCGACCTCCACAAG CAAAACATGGAGATCCACTTGAAGATCAAGAAGTCCAAAAAAGAGCTTGAGGCTTTAGAGAATCAGGAGAAAGAG TTGAATACCAGAGGGCCGGGCATTTCaccagagatgaagaggaggaagtaccagcagcatcagcacca